The nucleotide window AAGTTTACTTGGAATTTTTACAATTTTTGTTTGCAGTTTTTGTTTTTGTATGATTTATTGAAAAGGTAATATTGATCTGAGGCTTCATACAAAAAGGGTTTTATGATAACAATTCTTGCAGGCGGCACAGGTTCTGTTAAATTTGTCCGGGGCTTGATCTCCCAATCAAAGGACGTCAATGTGATTTGCAATGTCGGCGACAACTATTGGCTGTACGGCTTGTATGTGTGTCCAGACATTGACACCATAATTTACGGACTGGCAGACATTTTAGATTATGAAAAGGGTTGGGGAATTCGCAAGGACACATTTGGCTTTCTAAGACAGATGGAGATCTTTGGGGAAGAGACTTGGTTTAGAATTGGTGATAGAGATGCAGCAACTCACCTCATTAGAACAAACATGCTCAAAAACGGCAAGAACTTGGGCGATATCACAAAATGGATGTGCGAAAAATTTGCAATCGAAGTCAAGGTAATGCCGGTAACAGACAATACCATAGAGACAAGGATCACCACGGGAAAAGGCGAGATGCATCTCCAAGAGTTTTGGGTAAAATACAAGGGCAAGGACAAAGTCGAAGGTATCCAGTATATTGGTGCGGATAAAGCTAGGCCAAACCCAGAAGCAGTAAACGCCATTCACGATTCTGAAATGGTAATAATTGCTCCAGGTAACCCCCTTACTAGCATAGGCCCAATGCTTCAGATCAAGGGAATCCGAAAGGAGCTCTCAAAGAATAGACGCAAGGTAGTTGCAGTTAGTCCAATTATTGGCAACAAGGCATTCTCTGGTCCTGCTGCAGAATACATGGCAGCTGCAGGAATTGATGTATCACCATATGGTGTTGCACAAATGTACTCTGATGTATGC belongs to Candidatus Nitrosotenuis cloacae and includes:
- the cofD gene encoding 2-phospho-L-lactate transferase → MITILAGGTGSVKFVRGLISQSKDVNVICNVGDNYWLYGLYVCPDIDTIIYGLADILDYEKGWGIRKDTFGFLRQMEIFGEETWFRIGDRDAATHLIRTNMLKNGKNLGDITKWMCEKFAIEVKVMPVTDNTIETRITTGKGEMHLQEFWVKYKGKDKVEGIQYIGADKARPNPEAVNAIHDSEMVIIAPGNPLTSIGPMLQIKGIRKELSKNRRKVVAVSPIIGNKAFSGPAAEYMAAAGIDVSPYGVAQMYSDVCGGIVIDSKDRLLTKKIQNLDMKVYDTSIKMTNKIAEDALASFVLKNAR